The following proteins come from a genomic window of Triticum aestivum cultivar Chinese Spring chromosome 6A, IWGSC CS RefSeq v2.1, whole genome shotgun sequence:
- the LOC123130524 gene encoding BTB/POZ and MATH domain-containing protein 1-like: MPASSAKAVLETAASTSTCTPETVQRKHVFDIRGYSQHKLLGPNVYISSGAFAVGGFDWNIRYYPGGYLKPKYVSVYLELLSAGARVRASCDLTVVGQRPGSPSLVSRTPPMLFTSDLSRFAPSTSKFVKRSKLESPSWGLVHGDRLVIECVVTVFMYPTVVTRAAAPDVGYPPSDLHRDLARMYESQAGADVGFLVGGQGFRAHRTVLAMRAPAFMAGVVRGGGLGFSGGCVDINDMQPEAFDALLYYIYMDSLPAAIRDVDGDRKRELVMDLLAAADRYDIQRLKLICETALSKTLEANTVVTTLTLAEKHHCQRLRQACVQFIASSVDQIK, from the coding sequence ATGCCGGCGTCGAGCGCAAAGGCGGTGCTGGAGACGGCGGCGTCGACGTCGACGTGCACCCCGGAGACGGTGCAGCGCAAGCACGTGTTCGACATCCGCGGGTACAGCCAGCACAAGCTCCTCGGCCCCAACGTGTACATCAGCTCGGGCGCCTTCGCCGTCGGCGGCTTCGACTGGAACATCCGCTACTACCCCGGCGGGTACCTGAAGCCCAAGTACGTGTCCGTCTACCTGGAGCTCCTGAGCGCCGGCGCCCGCGTGCGCGCGTCCTGCGACCTGACCGTCGTCGGCCAGCGCCCCGGCTCGCCCTCCCTGGTTTCGCGGACCCCGCCCATGCTCTTCACCTCCGACCTCAGCAGGTTCGCGCCCAGCACCAGCAAGTTCGTCAAGAGGAGCAAGCTGGAGTCGCCGTCGTGGGGGCTCGTCCACGGTGACCGCCTCGTCATCGAGTGCGTGGTCACCGTCTTCATGTACCCGACCGTGGTCACCCGGGCGGCCGCGCCGGACGTGGGGTACCCGCCCTCGGACCTGCACCGCGATCTCGCCAGGATGTACGAGTCCCAGGCCGGGGCGGACGTCGGCTTCCTCGTCGGAGGGCAGGGCTTCCGCGCCCACCGCACCGTGCTGGCCATGAGGGCGCCGGCGTTCATGGCGGGCGTCGTGCGTGGCGGCGGGCTGGGGTTCTCTGGCGGGTGCGTCGACATCAACGACATGCAGCCTGAGGCCTTCGACGCTCTCCTCTACTACATCTACATGGATTCGCTCCCTGCCGCCATACGCGACGTGGACGGAGACCGTAAGAGGGAGCTTGTCATGGATCTGCTTGCGGCTGCGGACCGGTACGATATTCAAAGGTTGAAGCTAATATGTGAAACCGCCCTCTCCAAGACCCTTGAGGCCAATACCGTGGTGACCACGTTGACTTTAGCAGAGAAGCATCACTGCCAGAGGCTCCGTCAGGCTTGTGTTCAATTCATAGCTTCTTCTGTAGATCAAATCAAGTGA